A single Sphingomonas kaistensis DNA region contains:
- the secA gene encoding preprotein translocase subunit SecA, with product MLQSFAKSLFGSSNDRYVAKLRRIVEAINAHEPTISALTDDELKNKTAIFRQRLDNGASLDDLLPEAFATVREAAKRTLGQRHYDVQMIGGIALHRGEIAEMRTGEGKTLVATLATYLNALPGKGVHVVTVNDYLARRDAEWMGQVHNFLGLTVGVIVPNLNEDERRAAYDADITYATNNELGFDYLRDNMKFSRDQMVQRPFNHAIVDEVDSILIDEARTPLIISGPTDDKSELYISVDALVKQLGEGDYEKDEKQRSVVLTEDGTEKAERLLEEAGLIEGANLYDIANTQVVHHLNQALKANTMFRRDIDYIVKDGKVVIIDEFTGRMMDGRRWSDGLHQAVEAKEGVQIEPENQTLASITFQNYFRMYPKLSGMTGTALTEAPEFFDIYKMNVVTIPTHKAVSRVDEEDEFYKNINDKFAAIAKSLKEKQELGQPVLVGTVSIEKSELLSEYLNKEGVEHAVLNARFHESEAHIVAQAGRIGKVTIATNMAGRGTDIQLGGNVEFRVEDELKDMPEGPEREAAIARIRDEVQAERERVREVGGLFVLGTERHESRRIDNQLRGRSGRQGDPGLSRFYLSLDDDLLRIFGPQTAFARLMEKNLEDGEAIVSPWISKAIETAQKKVEARNYDIRKQVVEFDDVMNDQRKVIYEQRAEIMDAEHVSDVVTDMRADTVASLVTAHCPPGTYPEQWDLDGLKESLDEVLGLQPPIDEWFKEDGVDQDLLIERIGGLADEAMITKTSEVEPDRWQEVEKTVLIQTLDHHWKEHLATLDALRQVIHLRSYAQKKPIDEYKSEAFALFERLLVAIREDVTKTLMRAQIAMEPPPLPELPAFLTQHLDPLSGLDDTADLDAAARGLVSGFGPGTNIPQPDLPEGSLAEPISRNAPCPCGSGKKFKHCHGQLA from the coding sequence ATGCTGCAATCGTTCGCCAAGTCGCTCTTCGGCTCGAGCAACGACCGTTATGTCGCCAAGCTCCGCCGCATCGTGGAGGCGATCAACGCGCATGAGCCGACCATCTCGGCGCTGACTGACGACGAGCTCAAGAATAAGACGGCGATTTTCCGTCAGCGGCTCGACAATGGCGCGAGCCTCGACGACCTGCTGCCCGAAGCCTTTGCGACCGTGCGCGAAGCGGCCAAGCGGACGCTCGGCCAGCGGCATTACGACGTGCAGATGATTGGCGGCATCGCGCTTCACCGCGGCGAGATCGCCGAAATGCGCACCGGCGAGGGCAAGACCCTGGTCGCGACGCTTGCGACCTATTTGAACGCGCTTCCGGGCAAGGGCGTTCACGTCGTCACCGTCAACGATTACCTCGCCCGCCGCGACGCGGAATGGATGGGGCAGGTCCACAATTTCCTCGGCCTGACCGTGGGCGTCATCGTCCCCAATCTCAATGAGGACGAGCGGCGCGCGGCTTACGATGCCGACATCACTTATGCGACCAACAACGAGCTCGGCTTTGATTACCTGCGCGACAACATGAAGTTCAGCCGCGACCAGATGGTCCAGCGGCCGTTCAATCATGCCATCGTCGACGAGGTGGACTCGATCCTGATCGACGAAGCCCGCACTCCGCTTATTATCTCGGGGCCGACCGACGACAAAAGCGAGCTTTACATCTCGGTCGACGCGCTGGTGAAGCAGCTTGGCGAAGGCGATTACGAGAAGGACGAAAAGCAGCGCAGCGTCGTCCTGACCGAAGATGGCACCGAAAAGGCCGAGCGCCTGCTCGAGGAAGCGGGCCTGATCGAAGGCGCCAACCTTTACGACATCGCCAATACGCAGGTGGTCCACCACCTCAACCAGGCGCTCAAGGCGAACACCATGTTCCGCCGCGACATCGATTACATCGTCAAGGACGGCAAGGTCGTCATCATCGACGAATTCACTGGCCGCATGATGGATGGCCGGCGCTGGTCGGACGGCCTTCACCAGGCGGTCGAGGCCAAGGAGGGCGTGCAGATCGAGCCCGAGAACCAGACGCTCGCCTCGATCACCTTCCAGAATTATTTCCGCATGTATCCCAAGCTCTCGGGCATGACCGGAACCGCGCTCACCGAAGCGCCCGAATTCTTCGACATCTACAAGATGAACGTCGTCACCATTCCGACTCACAAGGCGGTCAGCCGGGTCGATGAGGAGGATGAATTCTACAAGAATATCAACGACAAGTTTGCGGCAATTGCCAAGTCTTTGAAGGAAAAGCAGGAGCTTGGTCAGCCCGTTCTCGTCGGTACCGTGTCGATCGAAAAGTCCGAGCTTCTCAGCGAATATCTCAACAAGGAAGGCGTCGAGCACGCCGTCCTTAATGCCCGCTTCCACGAGAGCGAAGCGCACATCGTCGCGCAGGCGGGCCGGATCGGCAAGGTCACCATCGCCACCAACATGGCCGGTCGCGGCACGGACATCCAGCTTGGCGGCAACGTCGAGTTCCGGGTCGAGGACGAACTTAAGGACATGCCCGAAGGCCCGGAGCGCGAGGCCGCGATCGCCAGGATCCGCGACGAGGTGCAGGCCGAGCGCGAACGCGTGCGCGAAGTGGGCGGGCTATTCGTGCTCGGCACTGAGCGCCACGAAAGCCGCCGCATCGACAACCAGCTTCGTGGCCGCTCCGGCCGCCAGGGCGATCCGGGTCTGTCGCGCTTCTATCTCAGCCTCGACGACGATCTGCTGCGCATCTTCGGCCCGCAGACCGCCTTTGCCCGGCTGATGGAAAAGAACCTCGAGGATGGCGAAGCGATCGTCTCCCCGTGGATATCCAAGGCGATCGAGACCGCGCAGAAGAAGGTCGAGGCGCGCAACTACGACATCCGCAAGCAGGTCGTCGAATTCGACGACGTGATGAACGACCAGCGCAAGGTCATCTACGAGCAGCGCGCCGAGATCATGGACGCCGAGCATGTGTCCGACGTGGTCACCGACATGCGCGCCGATACCGTCGCTTCGCTGGTCACGGCGCATTGCCCGCCGGGCACCTACCCCGAGCAATGGGACCTCGATGGGCTCAAGGAGAGCCTGGACGAAGTGCTCGGCCTGCAGCCGCCGATCGACGAGTGGTTCAAGGAAGACGGCGTCGACCAGGATCTGCTGATCGAGCGTATCGGCGGGCTTGCCGATGAAGCGATGATCACCAAGACCAGCGAGGTCGAGCCTGACCGCTGGCAGGAGGTCGAAAAGACCGTCCTCATCCAGACCCTCGACCACCACTGGAAGGAGCATCTGGCGACGCTCGACGCGCTGCGCCAGGTCATCCACCTGCGATCCTACGCCCAGAAAAAGCCGATCGACGAATATAAGTCGGAAGCCTTTGCCCTGTTCGAGCGGCTGCTGGTCGCTATCCGCGAGGACGTCACCAAGACCCTGATGCGCGCACAGATCGCGATGGAGCCGCCGCCGCTGCCCGAGCTGCCGGCCTTCCTGACCCAGCATCTCGACCCGCTCTCGGGTCTTGACGATACCGCCGATCTCGATGCGGCGGCGCGCGGGCTGGTCAGTGGCTTTGGCCCCGGTACCAACATCCCGCAGCCCGATCTTCCCGAGGGCTCGCTGGCCGAGCCGATCAGCCGCAATGCGCCGTGCCCGTGCGGTTCGGGCAAGAAGTTCAAGCATTGCCACGGGCAGCTTGCGTAA
- the trxA gene encoding thioredoxin TrxA, whose translation MTQTITDQSFATDVLGADKPVLVDFWAEWCGPCKMIAPALEELSQTMGDKVTIAKLNIDENPDTPGKYGVRGIPTMLLFKNGEPVAQKVGALPKSQLAAWLEGVL comes from the coding sequence ATGACCCAGACCATCACCGACCAGAGCTTTGCCACCGACGTCCTTGGCGCCGACAAGCCCGTTCTGGTGGATTTCTGGGCGGAATGGTGCGGTCCGTGCAAGATGATCGCCCCCGCCCTCGAAGAATTGAGCCAGACGATGGGCGACAAGGTCACCATCGCGAAGCTCAACATCGACGAAAACCCCGACACGCCCGGAAAGTACGGTGTCCGCGGCATTCCCACCATGCTGCTGTTCAAGAATGGCGAGCCGGTAGCGCAGAAGGTCGGCGCCTTGCCGAAGAGCCAGCTGGCGGCGTGGCTGGAAGGCGTTCTTTAA